The segment CACTCTTACCCGTTGGATGCCGACTTTGTTAGACCGTAAGGACCGTATGAGCATGGCTGTAGGGCTTGAAGTAAGGGTTCCTTATTGTGACCATCGTCTGGTGGAATATGCCTGGAATATTCCCTGGGAAATGAAGAACCACGGCGGCCATGAAAAAGGCATTCTTCGCAGCGCCTTAGAGGGCCTGCTCCCCCTGGACGTTATTTATCGAAAAAAAAGTCCTTACCCCAAAACCTATAACCCCAGCTATTTAAAAGCGGTAAGCCTCAAAGTAGACAATATTCTTCAGGACCCCTCTTCACCTATTCTACCGCTAATTAATGAAAAAGCTGTACGGAGCTTAATTGACGAAGATGCCCGACAAATAAATCTGCCCTGGTTCGGCCAGCTGATGAGCGGACCCCAAATGCTGGCTTTTCTGATACAGCTAGATTTGTGGCTGCGCCATTATGACGTGGAGTTGATATAATAAAAAAACCAATAACTTGACAAAATGGTGCCAGGCACCATTTTGTCAAGTTATTGCTCAAGAGCAAAACTCAATTGTATTTTATACTTTCTAATACTTAAAAAACCTCCCCGGCTATTGAACGAGAAGATGCTCATTCACTGCCGGGGAGTCCTTCTTTAGATGGCTTTTTCTCCAGACTCACCGGTACGGATTCGCACCGCGTTTTCCAGCGGATAGATGAATATTTTACCGTCGCCGATTTTACCGGTCCGCGCCTTTTCCACAATAACTTCTACAATTTCGTCCACTTGAGCATCTGCTACTACTGCTTCAATCTTGACCTTTGGCAGTAAGTCAATCGTGTACTCACTACCTCGATATACTTCTGTTTTTCCTTTTTGTCCACCACATCCAATGACATGGGTAACCGTCAATCCCTGAATACCATAGGCCCCCAGTGCCTCTTTAACCTCTTCAAACTTTGATGGTCTAACGATACACTCTATCTTTTTCATCCTTTTACCCCCTATTCCACTGTCGGCACTTTAGCCCGAAGCATGAAATCGCCGTATGCCTCAATTGCGTGTTCACCTATATCCAGTCCGGCTACCTCCTCTTCCTCAGTAACCCTAAGCCCAATTACTATGTCAATGGCCTTAAAGAGTACCACCGTGGTGGTAAGAGTCCAAGCAAGTACGGCAATGACACCAATAGCCTGCACCTCAAACATAGCTAAGCCGCCGCCATAAAATAGCCCGCCATCGGTAGCGAATAACCCCACCGCCAGTGTACCC is part of the Metallumcola ferriviriculae genome and harbors:
- a CDS encoding P-II family nitrogen regulator — translated: MKKIECIVRPSKFEEVKEALGAYGIQGLTVTHVIGCGGQKGKTEVYRGSEYTIDLLPKVKIEAVVADAQVDEIVEVIVEKARTGKIGDGKIFIYPLENAVRIRTGESGEKAI